From a single Lathyrus oleraceus cultivar Zhongwan6 unplaced genomic scaffold, CAAS_Psat_ZW6_1.0 chrUn0007, whole genome shotgun sequence genomic region:
- the LOC127112015 gene encoding glucan endo-1,3-beta-glucosidase, which yields MVFFMVFLMLIGLETTAATASWPPLGVCSGRCADNLPPADEVVNLYKTNGIGRMRIYDPDQAILQALRGSNIELVIGVRNEEIQSIANSVSSAADWVQNNILKYSKDVKFRYIVVGNEVDPNIDEASKFVLLAMQNIYATLTSSNLQNQIKVSTAIELNLLGMSYPPSLGSFGPSSIPFITPIVKFLVDTKAPLLANVYTYFSYISDSTDIDLPFALFTSQSLKIRDGSFEYQNLFDATLGAIYVALGKVGGANLEIVISESGWPSDGGVAATVENAETYYENLLKHVAKGTPARPNQPIETYLFSMFDENNKGPSEIERHFGLFSPNKQIKYQISQLLKSSTSGSSSSYMWREGVMLSFCFSLLFLNYI from the exons ATGGTTTTCTTCATGGTGTTTCTTATGCTTATTGGGTTAGAAACAACCGCAGCAACAG CATCGTGGCCGCCGTTGGGAGTGTGTTCCGGACGATGCGCAGACAATTTGCCTCCTGCTGATGAAGTAGTAAATCTCTACAAAACAAATGGAATTGGAAGAATGAGAATATATGATCCTGATCAAGCAATTTTGCAAGCCCTAAGAGGCTCCAACATAGAGCTTGTTATTGGCGTCCGTAACGAAGAGATTCAGTCGATCGCGAATAGTGTTTCTTCCGCGGCCGATTGGGTTCAAAACAATATACTGAAATATTCTAAAGATGTTAAGTTTAGATACATTGTTGTTGGGAATGAAGTAGATCCGAATATCGACGAGGCCTCAAAATTCGTCCTCCTCGCAATGCAGAACATTTATGCAACTCTCACATCTTCCAATCTACAAAACCAAATCAAAGTTTCAACAGCTATAGAATTGAACTTGTTGGGAATGTCCTATCCTCCATCTTTAGGATCATTCGGTCCTTCTTCGATTCCGTTTATAACTCCCATAGTTAAATTTCTTGTGGATACAAAAGCACCACTTCTTGCAAATGTATACACTTATTTCAGCTACATAAGTGACTCAACTGATATTGATTTACCCTTTGCTTTATTCACTTCGCAAAGTCTTAAGATAAGAGATGGAAGTTTTGAGTACCAAAACCTATTTGATGCAACATTAGGAGCAATTTATGTAGCACTTGGGAAAGTTGGTGGTGCAAATTTGGAAATAGTGATATCAGAAAGTGGATGGCCTTCAGATGGTGGTGTTGCTGCAACAGTTGAGAATGCAGAAACTTACTATGAGAATTTGCTTAAGCATGTGGCTAAAGGGACTCCTGCTAGACCTAATCAACCAATAGAGACTTATCTGTTTTCCATGTTTGATGAAAATAATAAAGGACCTAGTGAAATTGAAAGACACTTTGGTTTGTTTAGTCCTAATAAGCAGATCAAATATCAAATTAGTCAATTACTTAAGTCATCTACTTCTGGAAGTTCATCTTCTTATATGTGGAGAGAAGGAGTAATGCTATCCTTTTGTTTCTCTTTACTATTTCTTAACTATATTTAG